One genomic region from Neoarius graeffei isolate fNeoGra1 chromosome 4, fNeoGra1.pri, whole genome shotgun sequence encodes:
- the tnni1b gene encoding troponin I type 1b (skeletal, slow): protein MLKSMMVAKAKEMLEQEVMEKEEEKQRYLAEKAPPLQTGGMSFAELQELCQELHAKINIVDEERYDIEAKVLHNTGEIKDLNIKVLDLRGKFKRPNLRRVRVSADAILRSLLGSKHKVSLDLRANLKSVKKEDTEKEKTVEVSDWRKNVEAMSGMEGRKKMFDAAKGPVQ from the exons ATGCTAAAG AGCATGATGGTTGCTAAAGCTAAAGAGATGTTGGAGCAGGAGGTgatggagaaggaggaggagaagcagCGGTATCTGGCAGAGAAAGCCCCACCTCTACAAACTGGTGGAATGTCTTTTGCAGAGCTCCAG GAACTGTGCCAAGAACTCCATGCCAAGATAAACATCGTGGATGAGGAGCGCTATGATATTGAAGCAAAAGTGCTGCATAACACCGGAGAG ATAAAAGATCTAAACATTAAGGTCTTAGATTTGAGAGGGAAGTTTAAGCGGCCCAATCTGAGAAGGGTGAGAGTGTCAGCAGATGCCATCCTGCGCTCTCTTTTGGGCTCCAAACACAAGGTGTCATTAGACCTGAGGGCAAACCTCAAATCAGTCAAGAAAGAGGACACAGAGAAG gAAAAGACAGTAGAGGTTAGTGACTGGCGGAAAAATGTGGAGGCCATGTCTGGAATGGAAGGCCGCAAGAAAATGTTCGATGCTGCCAAGGGACCTGTGCAGTGA
- the csrp1b gene encoding cysteine and glycine-rich protein 1b, with protein sequence MPLGGGNRCGCCQKTVYFAEEVQCEGKYFHKSCFLCMVCRKNLDSTTVAVHVDEIYCKSCYGKKYGPKGYGYGGGAGTLSMDSGEGLGIKPMEQAPHHPTNNPNPSKFAQKFGSSDVCPRCGKSVYAAEKVVGGGNSWHKSCFRCAKCGKSLESTTLADKDGEIYCKGCYAKNFGPKGFGFGQGAGALAHAQ encoded by the exons ATGCCCCTCGGAGGGGGAAACAGGTGTGGCTGTTGCCAGAAGACTGTATACTTTGCAGAGGAAGTCCAGTGCGAGGGGAAGTATTTCCACAAGTCCTGCTTTCTCTGTA TGGTGTGCAGAAAGAATTTGGACAGTACCACAGTAGCTGTACATGTGGATGAGATCTACTGCAAATCGTGCTATGGCAAGAAATATGGTCCAAAAGGCTACGGTTATGGTGGTGGTGCTGGAACCTTGAGTATGGACTCAGGTGAAGGACTGGGGATCAAACCTATGGA GCAAGCACCACATCATCCTACCAACAACCCCAATCCCTCCAAGTTTGCACAGAAATTTGGCAGCTCAGATGTGTGTCCTCGCTGTGGCAAATCTGTTTATGCAGCAGAGAAAGTGGTGGGAGGTGGGAAT TCATGGCATAAGAGCTGCTTTAGGTGCGCTAAGTGTGGAAAGAGCCTGGAGTCCACCACACTAGCTGATAAAGATGGAGAGATCTACTGCAAAG GTTGCTATGCTAAGAACTTTGGGCCGAAGGGTTTTGGGTTCGGCCAGGGGGCAGGAGCTCTAGCCCATGCCCAATAG